A single region of the Jatrophihabitans sp. GAS493 genome encodes:
- a CDS encoding DUF1788 domain-containing protein: MIPKTLPEQEEHLFAVLSGRRFLEMEGLGNEVPFFIYPYPPEDALTVAAAKKRIKNRLAGAGVTIFEINLYDLSVELLQERNVWDRVSAAEPGLDKDDFREMLQGMLDPHLHIAPAIRDRLAGATFDIFFLTGIGEVFPYIRSHNVLNNLQSVVKGRPMLMFFPGRYEQSDTLGSSLVLFGRLKDDQYYRAKNILEQEA; encoded by the coding sequence GTGATCCCGAAGACGCTGCCCGAGCAGGAGGAGCACCTGTTCGCTGTACTCAGTGGCCGCCGGTTCCTCGAGATGGAAGGGCTCGGCAACGAGGTCCCATTCTTCATATACCCCTACCCGCCCGAGGACGCGCTGACTGTGGCTGCGGCCAAGAAGCGGATCAAGAACCGGCTTGCCGGCGCTGGAGTGACGATCTTCGAGATCAACCTCTACGACCTATCGGTCGAGCTGCTCCAGGAGCGGAACGTCTGGGATCGGGTTAGCGCTGCCGAGCCGGGCCTCGACAAGGACGACTTTCGCGAAATGTTGCAGGGGATGCTGGACCCGCACCTGCACATCGCTCCGGCGATCCGCGACCGGCTGGCCGGCGCGACGTTCGACATCTTCTTCCTCACCGGCATTGGTGAGGTTTTTCCGTACATCCGCTCGCACAACGTGCTGAACAACCTGCAGTCGGTGGTCAAGGGCCGGCCGATGCTGATGTTCTTCCCGGGCCGCTACGAGCAGTCCGACACGTTGGGCTCATCGCTCGTGCTGTTCGGTCGGCTCAAGGACGACCAGTACTACCGAGCCAAGAACATCCTGGAACAGGAGGCGTGA
- the pglZ gene encoding BREX-1 system phosphatase PglZ type A translates to MSDAATVRPHLLRWFETRRVVFWHDPDGQYAADLDGLDLAGIETLRVVNDEFAIKNRLLHDEPEDRFLVYRTGPLPSGIGDWLLDLELAYGVFTADRTALVSEDLGLAGDGIGEVVAAHEKFFNAGKRVQSLKALLSPDDDAARLRAKISAVVLGQREHSLLEITRTLLTENGRGGHAKYDALVDYALVDFYWQGVARIYGYKSSSPSIDDLVLWIFRKAIEGFKSDRPGGLQNIQLDFASLRNDRRSQQAMATLAKRASGDLDYKSQIENASFRDLVSVDLFEETDQKIISDLARAVAEQTVTPREVAEVVRARQSSVWIDGYKQLYTAVASASELLGELGSLNLVIESFDDGLERYRREWFRIDQLYRQFVFAARTAEYPKPLETLREQVEKRYTNKFVYELGNAWQQQVDQLEKWRSTALRSQTAFYSRYVEPLVRDGDKKAVVIISDAMRYEVADELGSLIRQEDRFDAKLEAVLGVLPSYTQLGMAALLPHTTLKHSADAKTVLADGQPTNSTENRGKILDAVGGSAIQAENFKALSADERRELYKANRVLYVYHNRIDATGDKPGTERQVFEAVEDTLRDIVDLVKRLANANATNIFITADHGFLFQDEALADTFFLSTQPQGDDIKVVNRRFVLGTGLKVDPAFATFQAAQLGLDGDLEVQIPKSIHRLRVAGGGSRFVHGGATLQEIVVPVLAVNKKRKSDTRLVNVEVWPESDKITTGQVVVRLFQTEPVIDKVQPRSLRAGLYVGETLISNLENLTFDQISADKRDRYQSAQMLLSQESSDYNNRAVEFRLEEQIPNTNQWRVFAKAVYTLKRSFTSDFDF, encoded by the coding sequence ATGAGTGACGCCGCCACGGTCCGCCCGCACCTGCTGCGCTGGTTCGAGACCCGCCGAGTCGTCTTTTGGCACGACCCGGACGGCCAGTACGCCGCGGATCTGGACGGGCTCGACCTGGCTGGCATCGAGACTCTCCGGGTCGTCAACGACGAGTTCGCGATTAAGAACCGGCTGCTGCACGACGAACCGGAGGACCGATTCCTGGTCTACCGCACTGGTCCGCTGCCGAGTGGCATCGGCGACTGGCTGCTCGACCTGGAGCTGGCCTACGGGGTGTTCACTGCCGACCGCACCGCTCTGGTCTCAGAGGATCTCGGCCTGGCAGGCGACGGCATCGGCGAGGTTGTCGCGGCACACGAGAAGTTCTTCAACGCCGGTAAGCGCGTCCAGAGCCTCAAGGCACTGCTCAGTCCTGACGACGATGCTGCCAGGCTGCGAGCCAAGATCAGCGCGGTGGTGCTCGGGCAGCGCGAGCACAGCTTGCTGGAGATCACGCGCACGCTCCTGACAGAGAACGGGCGAGGGGGTCATGCCAAGTACGACGCCCTGGTCGACTACGCCCTCGTTGACTTCTACTGGCAGGGCGTCGCTCGGATATACGGGTACAAGTCGTCCTCGCCGAGCATCGATGACCTGGTGCTGTGGATCTTCCGCAAGGCCATCGAGGGCTTCAAGTCAGATCGGCCGGGTGGACTGCAGAATATCCAGCTCGACTTCGCCAGCCTGCGCAATGACCGACGTAGCCAGCAGGCTATGGCGACGCTCGCCAAGCGGGCTTCCGGCGACCTCGACTACAAGTCGCAGATCGAGAACGCCAGCTTCCGTGATCTGGTCAGCGTGGACCTCTTCGAGGAGACGGACCAGAAGATCATCAGCGACCTAGCACGGGCGGTAGCCGAGCAGACGGTCACGCCGCGCGAGGTGGCCGAGGTGGTGCGCGCCCGGCAGAGCAGCGTCTGGATCGACGGCTATAAGCAGCTGTACACGGCTGTCGCGAGCGCCTCGGAGTTACTGGGCGAGCTGGGTTCTCTGAACCTCGTCATAGAGTCGTTCGATGACGGGCTGGAGCGCTACCGGCGCGAGTGGTTCCGCATCGATCAGCTGTACCGGCAGTTCGTATTCGCCGCCCGCACGGCTGAGTACCCCAAGCCTCTGGAAACACTGCGTGAGCAGGTCGAGAAGCGCTACACCAACAAGTTCGTCTACGAGCTGGGCAACGCCTGGCAGCAGCAGGTTGACCAGCTCGAGAAGTGGCGCTCGACGGCGCTTCGTTCCCAGACCGCTTTCTACTCCCGCTACGTCGAGCCGTTGGTGCGCGACGGCGACAAGAAGGCCGTCGTCATCATCTCCGATGCCATGCGCTACGAGGTGGCCGATGAGCTCGGCTCGCTCATCCGGCAGGAGGACCGCTTCGACGCCAAGCTGGAGGCCGTCCTCGGCGTGCTGCCTAGCTACACCCAGCTCGGCATGGCGGCGCTGCTGCCGCACACGACGCTCAAGCACTCGGCCGACGCCAAGACGGTGCTGGCTGATGGCCAGCCGACCAATAGCACCGAAAACCGAGGCAAGATCCTGGACGCCGTCGGTGGTTCGGCGATCCAGGCCGAGAACTTCAAGGCCCTGAGCGCTGACGAGCGTCGCGAGCTGTACAAGGCGAACCGGGTCTTGTACGTCTACCACAACCGGATCGATGCCACGGGGGACAAGCCCGGCACCGAGCGCCAGGTCTTCGAGGCCGTCGAGGACACGCTGCGCGACATTGTCGACCTGGTGAAGAGGCTGGCCAACGCGAACGCCACCAACATCTTCATCACGGCCGACCACGGCTTCCTCTTCCAGGACGAGGCCCTGGCCGACACCTTCTTCCTCTCGACCCAGCCGCAGGGCGACGACATCAAGGTCGTCAACCGGCGTTTCGTGCTCGGCACGGGCCTCAAGGTCGATCCCGCCTTCGCCACCTTCCAGGCCGCCCAGCTCGGGCTGGATGGCGACCTGGAAGTCCAGATCCCCAAGTCGATTCACCGGCTGCGGGTGGCCGGCGGCGGCTCACGTTTCGTCCACGGCGGAGCGACGCTGCAGGAGATCGTCGTGCCCGTGTTGGCGGTCAACAAGAAGCGCAAGAGCGACACCAGGCTGGTCAACGTCGAGGTCTGGCCCGAGTCCGACAAGATCACCACCGGCCAGGTTGTGGTGCGGCTGTTCCAAACGGAGCCGGTTATCGACAAGGTTCAGCCACGGAGCCTGCGAGCCGGGCTGTATGTCGGCGAGACCCTCATCTCGAACCTTGAGAACCTGACCTTCGATCAGATCTCCGCCGACAAGCGCGACCGCTACCAGAGCGCGCAGATGCTGCTCAGCCAAGAGTCGAGCGACTACAACAACCGTGCCGTGGAGTTCCGCTTGGAAGAGCAGATCCCCAACACCAACCAGTGGCGGGTCTTCGCCAAGGCGGTCTACACGCTGAAGCGTTCGTTTACGTCGGACTTCGACTTCTAG
- the brxC gene encoding BREX system P-loop protein BrxC: MQLDQIFAKDIQRPIEGVIKADDAAHLGTEVDEYVLTNEAAKGLEVLLEEYTSYTNANGVWISGFFGSGKSHMLKMLAHLLGDVEGQDYPRQNVSDSFRAKTLDAFLPGLLNKADRIPGKSLLFNIDQKATLISKDQTDALLKVFVKVFDESRGYYGNQGHVARFERDLDSRGQYQAFQDVFERIAGIPWNQGREQSALEGPSIDRAFAEVNGGTADGIIRQYSASYSVSIEDFADEVKAWLDKQDDPAFRLNFYVDEVGQFIGSDTKLMLNLQTIAESLNTKCGGRSWVFVTSQEDMEKVIGDRTRQQGNDFSKIQARFKIRLKLTSADVEEVIRKRLLDKNDAGVSALATIYADQHANFKTLFDFVDGAKSYRNYTDEAHFVGTYPFVSYQFPLFQAAIEGISDHNVFEGRNSSVGERSMLGVVQQVAKDIGNVEVGQLATFDSMFAGIRASLKSAAQRSIDVAERNLDNPLAVRLLKALFLVKYVESFQATPRNLTVLVYDRFGLDLPALSEQVKEALTVLETQTYIQRSGNTYEYLTNEEQVIEEEIKNVEIDASEVGGRLFKILSGDIIKTSKIRYAKNGQDFPFGFKLDDQAHGSQKELAVHFISPEYPYTPDEIRMHSAGKDELRVILEPDARVLADLRLLIKTEKYIKRKQGTSNSAIEGQILQTKGAQNIDREKELIQRVKTSVGKSALIINAADITSSSQDAVARVSDGFQDLISRVYTQLKLLGGTTYSEQQVAGAANPDGGLFDAETGSKLFAPSEEVLSFVLRKETLGEQVTVKTIVDTFTAKPYGWDLASIEVLIAFLIGTSKVTLTVDGNVLKRSEVATALRNTQKHAHAVVAPQKTFDERKVAAFRKFCADFFDEGNTPKDPLELARHGADKLRAKRDELKATVTGSKYPFVAQLSAPIDLLDQVVGKPDDWYLTDFNNGDELLDAKESTIDPIRAFLSGGQKVIFDEAADLLTTNSSNLGYLPPDIEVPVRAALEDPNAFRGNKMAQLKQATDQLRTLIEGVVARNRTEVVEAIEGRKAEIEASAFHAKATSAAQESVLRRVDQTIARVRALNQIALIRETGSSFEETIYPGLLDQLADAQPHTDNGGGDGRTQPPSKQTVSVKTISATGVSGVLETEPDVDRYLSALRTALVQTLNAGKRISL; the protein is encoded by the coding sequence ATGCAGCTCGACCAGATCTTCGCCAAGGACATTCAGCGTCCGATCGAGGGCGTCATCAAGGCTGATGACGCTGCGCACCTCGGCACTGAGGTCGATGAGTACGTCCTGACAAACGAGGCCGCCAAGGGTCTCGAGGTCCTGCTGGAGGAGTACACCTCCTATACCAACGCCAACGGCGTGTGGATCTCCGGCTTCTTCGGCTCCGGTAAGTCGCACATGCTCAAGATGCTGGCCCACCTGTTGGGTGACGTCGAAGGCCAGGACTACCCGCGCCAGAACGTCTCGGACAGCTTCCGCGCCAAGACGCTCGACGCGTTCCTGCCCGGTCTGCTCAACAAGGCCGACCGCATCCCCGGCAAGAGCCTGCTGTTCAACATCGATCAGAAGGCAACTCTGATCTCCAAGGACCAGACGGACGCCCTGCTGAAGGTGTTCGTCAAGGTCTTCGACGAGAGCCGGGGTTACTACGGCAACCAGGGCCACGTCGCCCGGTTCGAGCGCGACCTGGACAGCCGCGGCCAATACCAGGCCTTCCAGGACGTCTTCGAGCGAATCGCCGGCATCCCGTGGAACCAGGGACGAGAGCAGAGTGCCCTGGAAGGGCCAAGCATCGACCGAGCCTTCGCCGAGGTCAACGGCGGAACGGCCGACGGCATCATCCGGCAGTACAGCGCCTCGTACTCGGTCTCGATCGAGGACTTCGCCGACGAGGTCAAGGCCTGGCTGGACAAGCAGGACGACCCGGCCTTCCGGCTGAACTTCTACGTTGACGAGGTCGGCCAGTTCATCGGCTCCGACACCAAGCTGATGCTCAACCTGCAGACCATCGCCGAGTCGCTCAACACGAAGTGTGGCGGACGTTCGTGGGTGTTCGTGACCAGCCAGGAGGACATGGAAAAGGTCATCGGTGACCGCACCCGCCAGCAGGGCAACGACTTCTCCAAGATCCAAGCCCGGTTCAAGATCCGCCTCAAGCTGACCAGCGCCGACGTCGAGGAAGTCATCCGCAAGCGTCTGCTGGACAAGAACGACGCAGGCGTGAGCGCGCTCGCCACGATCTACGCCGACCAGCACGCCAACTTCAAGACGCTGTTCGACTTCGTCGATGGCGCTAAGTCCTACCGCAACTACACCGACGAGGCCCACTTCGTCGGGACCTACCCATTCGTCAGCTACCAATTCCCACTGTTCCAGGCTGCGATCGAGGGCATCTCCGATCACAACGTCTTCGAAGGCCGCAATAGCTCGGTCGGTGAGCGCTCCATGCTCGGCGTCGTCCAGCAGGTCGCCAAGGACATCGGCAACGTCGAGGTCGGCCAGCTCGCGACCTTCGACAGCATGTTCGCCGGCATCCGTGCCTCGCTGAAATCGGCCGCGCAGCGTTCGATCGACGTCGCCGAACGGAACCTCGACAACCCGTTGGCAGTCCGCCTGCTCAAGGCACTGTTTCTCGTCAAATACGTCGAGAGCTTCCAGGCCACTCCGCGCAACCTCACCGTGCTGGTCTACGACCGCTTCGGCCTCGACCTCCCGGCGCTGTCCGAGCAGGTCAAGGAAGCCCTGACCGTTCTGGAGACCCAGACCTACATCCAGCGGAGCGGCAATACCTACGAGTACCTGACCAACGAAGAGCAGGTCATCGAGGAAGAGATCAAGAACGTCGAGATCGACGCCTCCGAGGTCGGCGGTCGGCTGTTCAAGATCCTGTCCGGTGACATCATCAAGACGAGCAAGATCCGCTACGCCAAGAACGGGCAGGACTTCCCGTTCGGCTTCAAGCTCGACGACCAGGCCCACGGCTCCCAGAAAGAGCTGGCGGTCCACTTCATCTCGCCCGAGTACCCGTACACGCCCGACGAGATCCGCATGCACAGCGCGGGCAAGGACGAGCTGCGGGTCATCCTTGAACCGGACGCCCGGGTTCTTGCAGACCTGCGGCTGCTGATCAAGACTGAGAAGTACATCAAGCGCAAGCAGGGCACCTCGAACTCCGCCATAGAGGGTCAGATCCTGCAGACCAAGGGTGCACAGAACATCGACCGCGAGAAGGAGCTCATCCAGCGCGTCAAGACCTCGGTCGGCAAGTCCGCTCTGATCATCAATGCAGCAGATATCACCTCCAGCTCGCAGGACGCCGTGGCTCGGGTGAGCGACGGCTTCCAGGACCTCATCAGCCGCGTCTACACGCAGCTCAAGTTGCTTGGGGGTACGACCTACAGCGAGCAGCAGGTTGCCGGAGCCGCCAACCCGGACGGCGGGCTGTTCGACGCCGAAACCGGCAGCAAGCTGTTCGCGCCGTCGGAAGAAGTGCTGTCCTTCGTACTGCGCAAGGAGACCCTCGGCGAGCAGGTCACGGTGAAGACCATCGTCGACACGTTCACGGCCAAGCCCTACGGGTGGGACCTGGCCTCGATCGAGGTCCTGATCGCTTTCCTGATTGGCACCTCCAAGGTCACGCTGACGGTCGATGGGAACGTCCTCAAGCGCTCTGAAGTCGCGACGGCCCTGCGCAATACGCAGAAGCATGCGCATGCCGTCGTGGCACCACAGAAGACCTTCGACGAACGCAAGGTGGCAGCCTTCCGTAAGTTCTGCGCCGACTTCTTCGACGAGGGCAATACCCCGAAGGATCCGCTGGAACTCGCTCGCCACGGCGCGGACAAGCTCAGGGCCAAGCGCGACGAGCTCAAAGCCACGGTCACTGGCTCCAAGTACCCGTTCGTGGCCCAACTCTCCGCGCCGATCGACCTGCTCGACCAGGTGGTCGGCAAACCTGACGACTGGTACCTGACCGACTTCAACAATGGCGACGAGCTGCTCGACGCCAAGGAGAGCACCATCGACCCGATCCGCGCGTTCCTCAGCGGAGGTCAGAAGGTCATCTTCGACGAGGCCGCCGATCTTCTCACCACCAACAGCAGCAACCTTGGCTACTTGCCGCCCGACATCGAGGTCCCGGTACGAGCAGCGCTGGAAGACCCGAATGCCTTCCGCGGCAACAAGATGGCGCAGCTCAAGCAAGCCACTGACCAGCTGCGCACTCTGATCGAAGGCGTCGTCGCCAGAAATCGAACCGAGGTCGTCGAGGCGATCGAGGGTCGCAAGGCCGAGATCGAAGCGAGCGCGTTCCATGCCAAGGCGACCTCGGCCGCCCAGGAGAGTGTGCTGCGCCGGGTCGACCAGACGATCGCCCGTGTGCGGGCCCTGAACCAGATCGCCCTCATTCGCGAGACCGGGTCGAGCTTCGAGGAGACCATCTACCCGGGGCTGCTCGACCAGCTGGCCGATGCGCAGCCCCACACCGACAACGGTGGTGGCGACGGCCGTACGCAACCACCGTCGAAGCAGACCGTGTCCGTCAAGACAATCTCGGCCACCGGCGTCTCCGGGGTCCTGGAGACCGAGCCGGACGTCGACCGCTACCTGAGCGCTCTCCGTACAGCTCTCGTCCAGACTCTGAACGCCGGAAAGCGAATCTCTCTCTGA
- the pglX gene encoding BREX-1 system adenine-specific DNA-methyltransferase PglX, with amino-acid sequence METAPLKSFATWARTALIREVTARIALVIAPASLERVEKPKSVEDLEKAVEVAGGGDKGRAAVADKVAYTWFNRIIALRFMDANGYTGVGVVSPQVGVEAGQPEVLAEAKRGNIDAAVVGPKIRDTVTALLNGSRRSDDAQGEAYALLLADYCRYWNRAMPFMFEREGDFTELLVPANLLADDSVPSRAVRVLTKDVCQDVEVIGWLYQFYISERKDEVFAGFKKNKKAGADEIPAATQLFTPHWIVRYLVENSLGRLWMLNRPSSHLVAQMSYYIAPIDEELSFLNISCPEELKVIDPACGSGHMLTYAFDLLYLIYEEEGYSPAEIPGLILVHNLYGTEIDPRAGALAAFALTMKARAKQRTFLNKQVEVNIGVIEPISFGAEELNFLATPGGGRREESAFWNQFAEADTLGSLINADADLTARLIPHVESLDDHGDIYRVDTIARARRVLLQARFLAAKYAVVVANPPYMGNGNMDPKLKAAAKRLYPRSKADLFAMFIERALSLTVERGYAALITMETWMFLGGYAVLRKSLLESRTIASMVHLPYLGKGGTSMGINFGTCATVFLNSRSDELRGNYQSIRYFETDSAGVPIEFPTSNEFKRVVSAQRFEGIAGSPIAYWLSDEMLDNFKNRVPLGAIAEARKGMITARNDEFIRTWSEVSARNCGLDRFESRVDAQRSQLRWFAFIKGGAARRWWGNMSHVVDWLDDGNRLQNERHPTEDRVWATNFNLDYIFKPNVNWGEFSSGEFTARLSLGGQLFNGTGSACFPSSDHLLAVLAFLNSKTAAAMLRVLNPTMHFLSGDIAQLPFSASTRGLREAADLADQAVRLARQDWDEREVSWDFVGSPLVAIHKYGRPLEDTAGQFVAKQIEDRQDLRRIEERNNELWITEYGLHNEMTSEVDPASIVIGETDPRMAIRDLVSYAVGCMFGRYGLDIGGLVLADQGATLRDYLAKVPAPSFKPDADNVIPVVDGDWFEDDIVGRFRAFLRTAFGEEHFERNLRFVTESLGVRDIRDYFVKSFYSDHVQRYKKRPIYWLFSSPAGSFNALIYMHRYTPSTVSTVLNEYLREFQVKLSSSLHQQELLAASGESPRQQAAAQKEADRLRKVLVELEEYEHDVLYPLASRQLAIDLDDGVKANYPKFGAALKKIPGLEASDE; translated from the coding sequence ATGGAAACCGCGCCGCTGAAGTCGTTTGCCACCTGGGCCCGCACAGCGCTCATCCGCGAGGTGACCGCTCGGATCGCCCTCGTGATTGCCCCTGCGTCGCTGGAGCGGGTGGAGAAACCCAAGTCCGTTGAAGACCTGGAGAAGGCTGTCGAGGTAGCGGGCGGGGGTGACAAGGGCAGAGCAGCCGTCGCTGACAAAGTCGCCTACACGTGGTTCAACCGGATCATCGCCCTGCGGTTCATGGACGCCAACGGCTACACCGGGGTCGGTGTCGTCTCCCCGCAGGTAGGCGTAGAGGCCGGCCAGCCCGAGGTGCTTGCCGAAGCTAAGCGCGGCAACATCGATGCCGCAGTGGTTGGACCCAAGATCCGCGACACGGTCACGGCTCTGCTCAACGGCTCCCGGCGCAGCGACGACGCGCAGGGGGAGGCGTACGCCCTCCTGCTCGCGGACTATTGCCGCTATTGGAACCGCGCCATGCCGTTCATGTTCGAGCGGGAAGGCGACTTCACCGAGCTGCTCGTTCCGGCCAATCTTCTGGCTGACGACTCGGTGCCAAGCCGCGCGGTCAGGGTGCTCACCAAGGACGTCTGCCAGGACGTCGAGGTCATCGGCTGGCTCTACCAGTTCTACATTTCGGAGCGGAAAGACGAGGTCTTCGCCGGCTTTAAGAAGAACAAGAAGGCCGGAGCAGACGAGATCCCCGCAGCGACGCAGCTGTTCACGCCGCACTGGATCGTTCGCTACCTGGTGGAGAACTCCCTCGGGCGCTTGTGGATGCTCAACCGACCTTCCTCGCACCTCGTTGCACAGATGTCGTATTACATCGCACCAATAGACGAGGAGCTCAGCTTTCTCAACATCAGTTGCCCCGAGGAGCTGAAGGTGATCGACCCGGCCTGCGGGTCGGGCCACATGCTCACCTACGCCTTCGATCTGCTTTACCTGATATACGAGGAGGAGGGCTATAGCCCCGCAGAGATCCCAGGCCTGATCCTCGTCCACAACCTCTACGGAACCGAGATCGATCCGCGTGCTGGCGCACTGGCGGCGTTCGCGTTGACAATGAAGGCCCGCGCCAAGCAACGTACCTTCTTGAACAAGCAGGTCGAAGTAAACATCGGTGTAATCGAACCAATCTCATTTGGCGCCGAAGAGTTGAACTTTCTTGCAACTCCTGGCGGAGGCCGCCGCGAAGAGAGTGCCTTCTGGAACCAGTTTGCTGAGGCAGACACGCTCGGCTCGTTGATTAACGCGGATGCCGACCTGACCGCCCGCCTGATTCCTCACGTCGAGTCACTCGATGATCACGGCGACATCTATAGGGTGGACACAATCGCGCGGGCGCGACGCGTTCTCCTACAAGCGCGGTTCCTTGCCGCAAAGTACGCGGTCGTCGTGGCGAACCCGCCATACATGGGCAATGGCAACATGGATCCCAAGCTAAAGGCCGCGGCGAAGCGGCTCTATCCAAGAAGCAAGGCAGACCTGTTTGCCATGTTTATCGAAAGAGCTTTGTCGCTCACGGTCGAACGCGGATACGCCGCCTTGATAACCATGGAGACGTGGATGTTCCTCGGCGGATATGCAGTGCTTCGTAAGTCTTTACTTGAATCACGGACAATCGCGTCAATGGTTCACCTTCCGTACCTCGGTAAGGGTGGCACAAGTATGGGCATCAACTTCGGTACTTGCGCAACCGTCTTTTTGAACTCACGCTCAGATGAACTACGTGGCAACTATCAGTCGATCCGGTATTTCGAAACGGACTCCGCGGGCGTGCCAATCGAATTCCCCACCTCGAATGAATTCAAGCGGGTGGTGAGCGCCCAACGATTCGAGGGCATCGCGGGGTCGCCGATTGCCTACTGGCTTTCCGACGAAATGTTGGACAACTTCAAGAACCGTGTGCCCCTCGGCGCTATTGCAGAAGCGCGAAAAGGAATGATTACAGCCCGGAATGACGAATTCATTCGTACTTGGTCTGAAGTGTCGGCGCGGAACTGCGGCCTTGACAGGTTCGAATCCCGAGTCGATGCCCAACGATCACAGTTGCGGTGGTTCGCCTTCATCAAGGGTGGAGCAGCACGGAGATGGTGGGGGAACATGAGCCATGTTGTTGATTGGTTGGACGACGGAAATCGATTACAGAACGAGCGTCACCCGACCGAAGACCGTGTCTGGGCTACCAACTTCAACCTTGACTACATATTCAAACCAAACGTGAATTGGGGTGAATTTTCGTCCGGAGAGTTTACGGCTAGGTTGAGTTTAGGCGGCCAGCTCTTTAATGGCACGGGATCTGCCTGTTTTCCATCATCTGATCACTTGCTCGCCGTACTTGCCTTTCTCAATTCGAAAACTGCAGCCGCAATGCTGCGAGTATTGAACCCAACGATGCACTTCCTATCGGGCGATATTGCCCAATTACCATTTTCCGCTTCGACGCGCGGGCTCCGAGAAGCCGCGGATCTGGCGGATCAAGCAGTGCGCTTAGCGCGCCAAGATTGGGATGAACGCGAGGTTTCGTGGGATTTCGTCGGCAGCCCGCTTGTCGCCATACATAAATACGGCCGTCCGCTCGAGGACACGGCCGGGCAGTTTGTCGCCAAGCAAATTGAGGATAGACAAGATCTCCGACGGATCGAAGAGCGGAATAATGAACTCTGGATCACTGAATACGGACTGCATAACGAAATGACGAGCGAGGTCGATCCTGCGTCGATAGTGATCGGCGAGACCGACCCGCGCATGGCCATCCGTGATCTGGTTTCATATGCAGTGGGTTGCATGTTCGGTCGTTACGGCTTAGACATTGGCGGACTCGTCCTCGCAGATCAGGGTGCGACCTTGCGGGACTACCTTGCCAAGGTGCCCGCGCCAAGCTTCAAGCCTGACGCGGACAACGTCATCCCCGTTGTGGATGGCGACTGGTTTGAGGACGACATCGTCGGGCGGTTCCGGGCCTTCCTCCGCACGGCATTTGGGGAGGAGCACTTCGAGAGGAACCTGCGGTTCGTCACAGAGTCGCTAGGCGTGCGAGACATCCGGGACTACTTCGTGAAGTCGTTCTACAGCGACCACGTTCAGCGCTATAAAAAGCGTCCAATTTATTGGCTGTTCTCATCCCCCGCGGGTTCGTTCAACGCCCTCATTTACATGCATCGCTATACGCCGTCCACAGTCTCGACGGTGCTCAACGAGTACCTGCGCGAGTTCCAGGTGAAGCTCTCGTCGAGCCTGCACCAGCAGGAACTTTTGGCCGCTAGTGGTGAGTCGCCACGTCAGCAAGCGGCGGCCCAGAAGGAGGCGGACCGGCTTCGCAAGGTGCTGGTGGAACTCGAGGAGTATGAGCACGACGTGCTTTACCCGTTGGCGTCGCGGCAGCTGGCTATCGATCTGGACGACGGCGTGAAGGCGAACTACCCGAAGTTCGGTGCGGCGTTGAAGAAGATCCCCGGGCTTGAGGCCAGCGATGAGTGA